DNA from Kitasatospora acidiphila:
CGACAGCAGCTCCGGTCGCAGGGCGCCGGCAAGGTGTTCGGCGACGTCGTCCACCAGGACGGTGTCCGGCCCGGTCCAGCTCCTGAACCGGCCGCCGACCGCCTGTTGCACCAGCCGCTCGGCGAGCACGGGGGCGACGCCCCAGTAGGTGAGGAACCAGCCGAGCACCTGCCGGCAGTGCCCGTACCAGCCGCTTTCGGCACCCGTGCGGTCGGACACCTGCAGGATCAGGTTACGGGCGGCACGCTCCCAGAGGATCCGGTCCTCGGCGAGGGTCGCCGGGTCCAGCGGGTAGACCTCGAACCACCCCGCCAAGCTCTCCAGCCACTCACGCCACTCGCACAGCCCCGCAACCACCGTGGCCAGGGTCTGCTCAGGGGTGGTGATCGAGTGCGAGCCGCAACACCAGCTGCCGACCGGCCCGCCGTCGAAGTCCCCCTCGCCGAGCGACCAACGCCACCCGGCCGCCCACCGACCGTAGTGCTCCATCAGGACCTGTGACATGGCGTCAGCCCAAGGCCTGGCCACCTCCCACGCCCAGTTGCGCTTGGTCGGATCGAAGGCGGGGTCCTCCCGAGACGGTACCCGTTGCGCCGGGCCGAGCGAGTGGACCACCTGCGCCGCCGCCGCGGGGTCGAAAGGGTGCCGGGCGGGATCCACTTCGTCCCAGGCCAGGTTCGAGGGGGCGAGCGTCATGAACACCGCGTCAGGGTGCCACAGGGACCGCAGGCACGAGCAATGCCTTTTTCCGTCGGGGCCGCAACCAGGCGGCGGACCGCCGCCGTCACCCGCAGCGCCCGATTCGCCGATGCTGCCGATAATCCAGGGACAGCAGACCCCGCGCCAGGCGAGAGTGTCGGGTTTGCCCGTTCACGTTGGGGCACCTGACGGAAAACAGCTGGTGGCTGCCCCGCCCGCACCCGCACAATCGGGCCGCAGGCCAACCCGACCCGGAGACTCCAATGCCCATCCCCGTCACTCCCCCGCGCTCGACAGTCTGCACGGGCTGGTCCTCGGCGACGCGTTCGGCGACCAGTGGCTCGCGCTGTCGGTCGACGAGGCGCAAGCGCGGTACGCCGCACGGGAGTTGTGCCCCGCGCCGTGGGGTTGGACCGACGACTCGGCGATGGCCCTGGTGCTGGTGCGCCACCTGGCCGAGTACGGGGAGGTCCACCAGGACGTGCTGGCCCGCGGGTTCGCTGCCGGGTACGCCGCCGACCCCGAGCGCGGGTACGGGCCGTCGATGCACCGGGTACTCCGTGCGATCGGAGAGGGCGGCGACTGGCGGGCCGTCACCTCGGAGCTGTTCGGCGGGCAGGGCTCGCACGGCAACGGGGCCGCGATGCGGGTAGCACCGCTGGGGGCTTGGCTCGCGGCCGACCTGGACCGGGTCGCCGAGCAGGCCCGGCTCTCGGCGGAGACCACGCACTTCCACGTGGAGGCGGCCGCCGGGGCCGTGGCCGTCGCGCTCGCGGCAGCCCTGGCAGCCCGGAGCCGAGGGACGGCGGCGCCCGAACGGCCCGACTTCCTGCTTCAAGTCGCCGAGTTGCTGCCGGACGGCGATGTGCGGTCCGGGTTGCGGATCGCCGCTCGGATGCCGGCCGGCACGAGCGTGCGGCACGCTGCCGCGGTACTCGGATCGGGCTACCGACTGTCAGCGCCGGACACCGTGCCGTTCGCGCTGTGGGCGGCGGCCGGGCATCTTGACGACCTGCCGGAGGCGATCTGGACCTGCCTCGGCGGCTGGGGCGACACCGACACCACCTGCGCGATCACCGCCGGGGTGGTCGCCGCCAGGACCGGGCTCGGCGGTGTGCCGGAGCACTGGCTGACGGCGCGTGAGACGTTTCCGGTCTGAAGTCGCAGGGAGCACACCGCGCCGCGCGGCGACAGGTCGTGGGGCAGGTAGTCCCCTTGGCAAAGAAGGTGCCGGTGCCAACGGGAACCTCAGCCAGGCGATGGATCGGCTGCGGAACCGGGGTTGACTCCCCCGTCATGTCCTTCAAATCCTTCGAGCTGGTGGATCAGGGTCCTGAGCGTCGTGATCTCGTCGTGCAGGGCCTTCTTGCCGGCCTTGGTCAGCTGGATCCAGGTGCGGGCGCGCTTGCCCTCGTAACCCTTGTCGATCGTGACCAGACCGGCCTTCTCCAGGACGCCGAGGTGCTGGGAGAGGTTGCCGGCGGTGAGACCGAGCGTGCTGCGCAGGAAGGTGAACTCCACCCGCCGGGCCTGCTTGGCCACCGCGAGGATGCCCAGGCGGACGCGCTGGTGCACGACATCGTCGAGGCTGCTGGTGGGGTGCTCGGTCATCCGGCCGACCGCCCCTGGGCCCGGTGCAGCAGACCGAGGACCACGCCGCCGAGCAGAAGCACGCCGCCTTGCAGCAGCAGGCTCGGGAGGAAGGCCCACGGTGACGGGTCAGGACGGACACCGGAGCCGAGCATGGTGAGCAGGTACCCGCAGGTGACGGCGAGAAGCGGCCAGCTGCGCTCGATCCGGGCGAGCAGCAGCAACGCCAGACCGATCGTGCCGGCCGGGCTCACCACGGTGTCGGCGAACAGGGAGAACGGCCCCGGCCCGTGCAGCTCGGCGACGAACCCCGGGTGGGCCGCCGTCCACGCCTCGTCGGCGGCCATGAGCAAGGCGAGGGCGATACCCAGCGCCAGGTACGGCTGGATCCGGGTACCCAGGCCAAGCCTGGCGGAACGACGGAGGTAGAACCAGCTGATCGCGACATAGGCGAGCAGCAGCGCCACCGGCCAGTACCACATCGCAGGGGGCAGGGAGTTGACGCAGATCCCTCCCAGGCCGCCGTGGGCCGTATCGCAGGGGCCCTGGCCGTATCGGACGATCGGTGCCGCGGCGAACCTCACGGCGGCGAAGACCAGGAGCGGGAACCAGGCGCCGCGTTGCTCACGGCGGACACGGTGGACCAGAGCCCCGGTCATTGCCAGGAGGTGCCGGGGGTCACTTGAGGACGGAACGGGTTGAGTCGCCATGAGGTCAAGGTTTGCATCACAAACCAGTTGTGTCCAGAGACTGGTCGGTGAAGTGCCCATAGGGGCAGGTGGGTTGTCCCGCAGTCCTCGCGTCGAGCGGCGTCCACTGGTGGGAGGTTGCGCGGGGGTTTTGGGCGGGCTTGGGTGAACGGGCCCTGGTGGCCATGCCCGCTGTCGGGGTGGCGTATGCGGGGTGGGGGTTCAGTGCTCCTGGGCCGTCGGGCGCACCAGGATTTCGTTGATCGCGGCGTGTGGGGGCTGGGTGACCATGAAGACGATGGAGCGGGCGATGTCCTCCGCCCGCAGCCAAAGCTCCTGCGCCATGCCGCGAGCCGAGGCAAGTCCGGGACCGGTTGCCATGTGCGTCGAGGTCAGCCCCGGTTCGATCACGCCGACCCGCACACCGCGCCGGGTCACCTCCTGGCGCAAGACCTCGCTGAACGCGCACACCGCGTGCTTCGTTGCCGAGTACACGCCGTTGCCGCGGCGCACCGCACGGCCGGCAGCCGAGCTGACGTTGACCAGGTCGGCGACCTTGCGGGGGCCGCCCGCCGCAGCACGCAGCAGATGCGGCAGCGCCGCCTGCGACAGGTGCAAGACAGCCGTCAGATTGAGGTCGACCATCCGGTCGACGTCCTCGGCGGCAACCTCCTCGACAGTCCCCATCGCGACGTAACCGGCGTTGTTCACCAGCACGTCCAGTCGCCCCAAGCGCTCGGCGACCTCCTCGACGACGGCCCGGGTTTGCACCCTGTCGCGCAGATCAGCGCTGATAACGGCGCACGAGCCTTCATGGCCCCGGATCGTGGCTGCCAGTTCCTCCAGCCGTTCGGTGCTGCGGGCCACCAGCGCCACTGCCGCCCCCTCCCGGGCCAGCGCCAGGGCAGTGGCGGCCCCGATGCCGCTGGACGCACCCGTCACCAGCGCGACGCACCCTGACAGCGCCGTGCCGCTTTCAGCTTCGGAGTTCCCCGCCCTTCCGGTGTTCGCACCCGCGAGATCCATGCTGCCAGCCTGCACCAGGCGACCCCGGACCGCCTGCCGGACAGCCGCCCGGGGCGGGGCGGTGATCTCGGCGACGGCGGCGAGTCGCCGATCGAGGAGGCGTCAACGGGCCGCGGCCAGGGCCTACTTGAAGGCTTCGCGGTGTGCGTGCAGGGTGGCCGGCCTAGCCGGGGACGGGTCGGCGACTGCCCGTAAATTGTGTGGCCCGGGGTGCGACTGTGGCGCTAGCCTCCCAGGCATGGACGTACTGGGCCGATACATCACCGCAGCCGCGCGAGCGACCAGCTCGCCGGTTGCCGCCGCCTGACGTACGTCATTCCCCGGCGACCGGAAACGGTCCGCCGGTGGTGGCTTCGAGGCGTTCCCTCCTCGGTTCCGTTGATCGCGTGGACTCTTGTCCGGTGCCCCCTGGCACACACGCGAAGGAGCCACCCCCCATGAACACCGACCAGCTCGTCCGCACCTTCATCGAGTACTTCGAGGAGCGCGGCCACCGCCGGATCACCGGCTCGACCCTGCTGCCCCGCCCGGCGACCCGGTGCTGTTCACCACCTCGGGCATGCACCCCCTCACGCCCTACCTGGAGGGGCGCCCGCACCCGCTCGGTAGGCGGCTGGTCAACGTGCAGCGCTGCCTGCGCACCACGGACCTCGACGAGGTCGGCGACCGCACCCACCTCACCGTCTTCGAGATGCTCGGCACCTGGTCGCTCGGCGACTACGAGGGCCCGCAGAGCCTCGACTGGGGCTACGGACTGCTCACCGACGGCTTCGGCATCGATCCCGGCCTGCTCCACGTCACCGTCTTCGGCGGAGACGACCAAGTCGGCCCGGACACCGCCTCCCTGGAGCTGTGGCAGGGCCACGGCGTCCCGGTCGAGCTCACCGTCGAGGACAACTGGTGGTCCAACGGACCGACCGGCCCGTGCGGCCCCGACTCGGAGATCTTCCTGTGGAGCGGCGACACCCCGCCGGAATCGACGCCCACGCGAGACGACCGCTGGGTCGAGGTGTGGAACCACGTGATGATGCGTCACCGGCGGCTCGACGACGGCTCGCTCGTCCCGCTCCCGCAACGCAACCTCGACACCGGCCTCGGCCTGGAACGGCTCTCCTCCCTGCTGCAGGGCCGGTCGTCGGTGTTCGACTGCGACGTCTTCGACCCCTGGCGCCGCCTCGTACCGACCCTGTGGCGGCTGGACGAACCGTCACTGCGCCTGGTCTGCGACCACCTGCGCTCGGCCATCGTCGTCCTCGGCGACGGTGTACGCCCGTCCAACACCGGGCGCGGCTACGTGCTGCGCCGCCTGGTGCGCCGGGTGCTCACCGTGCTCCGCCGGGACGACCCGCAACACGGCCTCGGGGACCTGCCGGACGAGCTGGTGCGGCACACCCTGGACCGCTTCCGACAGGACGTGGGCTCGGACGTGGTCCACCGGGTGCTGCTCGACGAGGAGCGCCGGTTCGACCGCCTCCTGGAGCGCGGCCGGCAGGTGCTGTCCCGTCCTCGATTCCGCGGCCCGCTCAGCGAGGACGACCTCCACTACCTCCACGACACCCACGGCCTGCCGCGCGACCTCGTCCTGAACCTGCGGTCACGGTGACGGGCCGTCCATTGACGGCTGGAGCGCGGTGCGGCCGTCCAGCGTCGCCTCCAGCGCGTGGGCGTACAGCCGCAGGCCGGCCCCTGGCGGAGACCGCAGTGCGCCCCGGCCGGGTCATACCGCCATCAGGCGCGCGATCCCGTGAAAGACCCGACCGGCCGAACGCGCCCGGTCCACCGCGCCCATGAACGCGTCGGCACCGATCCCCGGCGCCGGATCCGCAGGCATCGGTGCCCCAGTGGCTTGCGCCATGGTGCCGGGCGGGAGGAGGACGACCACGACGAGTTGCCGGCTCGCGGCCGCAGCCAGCCAGTCCGCGGACAGCAGGGGCGGCTCGGCCGTGGTCCAGCCGCGGTGCCCGCCCGCCAGCGCCAGCTCGACCAGCTGCTCCTCGCGCACCAGCACCGCCGCGCTGGTCGAGGGCGGATCACCCCCGGCCAGCTCGAAGCCGCTGCTCAGGGCATCATCGAGCAGCTCGCCGTAGCGCCGCTCCTCGATCTCCACGAACGCCTGCGCGAACGGCGACCCCTGCGTCGCCTCTCGCACCACGAACGCCCACAGCACCGCAACGGGCTCGCGCCCAGCATCCTCCGCCATGGTTCGTGCAACGAGCCACCGGCTCACCGGTGGCGGCCTGGCGCCGTCTGCCGTGCTTCCGATCACCGCAGGGCGGCCCGCACCTCCCGCCCGCACCGCGTAGATGGCAGGCTGGCGGCATGTGCGGTCGCTTCGTCTCCACCACCGGTCCCCAGGACCTGGCCACCCTGTTCGGTGCCTCCCGCTGGGACCCGGACGAGACCCTCGCCCCCAGTTGGAACGTGGCGCCCACCGACCCGGTGTGGGCGGTCATGGAGCGCCTCGACCGCGAAAGCGGCGAACTCGCCCATCAGCTGCGGCCGCTGCGCTGGGGCCTGGTGCCGTCCTGGGCCAAGGACCCCGGCGTGGGTGCACGGATGATCAACGCCCGGTCCGAGACCGTCCACGAGAAGCCCGCCTTCCGCAAGGCCTTCGCCACCCGTCGGTGCCTGCTGCCCGCCGACGGCTACTACGAGTGGGTCGCCATCCCGGCCGCCGACGGCAGGAAGGCCTACAAGCAGCCCTACTTCATCGCCCCGGCCAACGGGACCCTGATCGCGATGGCCGGTCTCTACGAGTTCTGGCGCGACCCCACCCGCCCCGACGACGACCCGCTCGCCTGGCTGACCACCACCACGGTCATCACCACCCGGGCCCGCGACGATGCCGGACGTGTCCACGACCGCATGCCGCTGGCGATCGCCGCCGAGGACTTCGACGCCTGGCTCGACCCCGACCACACCGACCCCGCCCAGCTGCGGCCCCTGCTCCACACCCCCGCCGACGGCCACCTGGCCATCCGCCCGGTCTCCACGGCGGTGAACAGCGTCCGCAACAACGGGCCCGAGCTCCTGGCCGAAGCCCCCGACGCTCCCCCGTTGGCCTGACCAAGGAAAGGACAAGGAAACCGAGCGGGGGGCCCGCACGGCACTGGCCGGGCTGCGCAAGCAGGCGGAGCCGGCCCACCGGCGGGCCGAGGAGGCCGAAAGCCGCCTGGCCGCGGCGCAGCAGTCGTCGGCGAAGCGCTCGTAGGCACGACGCAGTTTGGTCGGCGAGATCGGCTCGTTCGGTGGGGGTGTAGGCGAGGACGCCGTTGGTGTAGGCAAGGGCGCCGTTGGTATAGGCAAGGGCGTCGAACTGCCGCTGCTCAAGGCTTCCGCTTGACGGGAAGTACATTCAACATGCTTACTCCTCAAGTCAGTTGGAAACGTCTGAACGTGCCTGCGCGGTGCAAGCCCGCCGCCATCCCCAAGGAGAGCAGGAGAGCGCCACCATGAACAACAGGTACCTCTGCGTCGCTGTCCTCGCCGCTACGGCTCTCACCCTGGGTGCCGTCGGCGCCCCGGCCGACGCCGCACCCGGGCACGGCCGCCACGGGCAGCTCGCGGTGTGGACGTCCTCGCACACCATGACGATCTGGACCCCGCAGCTGTGGCAGACCCTGGCGCGCAACCACGTCGGCCTGTTCGTGCAGGTGAACGACGGGGACTACCGCCCCGACGCCGACACCTGGGCCACGGACATCATCGGCGAGGCCAACCGCCTGGCGTTGCCGGTCACCATTTGGACGGGCGGAAACGACACCACAAGCGCCCAGACCCAGGCCGAGGTCGACGCAATCCACGCCTGGCTCGACGCCGACCGGCTGCACGTCCAAGGCATCGTCATCGATGACGAGGGCACCGCGCAGACCATGGCCCTGGTCGGCAAGGCCATGGCCGGCGACCAGAGCGCCGAGCAGCAACTGCTGAGCGCCAACATCGATCCAGCCCAGCAGTGCCAGGCCGTCGCCGCCAACGAGGCCTTGATCAAGCGCGCCCACCGGGAGGGCCTCGCCCTCGACGAAACCGCGATGCCGCAGTCGCTGGACGATCTCGACGCGGGCACCCTGGCCCTGCAGGACACCCTCAACGCGACCAGCAACCCACCGGCGACCTGGGACGCCAACTACTTCCAGGCATACCGCTCCGACTTCAGTACCGACTTCGGCTCCGCCATCAGCCCCGGCCTGATCACCTCGTACTACGAGTCCGCACACCAACACCTCGGCGACGCAGGCGAATTGACCATCGGCGTCGCCGGCCTCGCCCCGTACGCCACACTGGCGCCGCTGGTGCACGACGTACGGCTGCTGGCGACGCTCGGCCAGAAGACCATTCCGGTCTTCTCGCTGGAACAGATCGTCGCGACCTACGGCCAGGGAGCCATCAACTCCCTGGCAGCGGCCGCGCACGAGCCACTGCCGACGGTCGACCAGCCCGATCCCGCCGACCTGCACGCCCGAGCCACGTATCAGCAGCTGGCCGAGGAGGTCGCCGCCCTCACCCCGCAGGTCACCCGAACCCGCGACGGAGTTCCCCAGCAGGCCAACAACTACCCGAACACGAGCTGCGCCCCGCAAGGCGGACCCAGCGAGGAATGAGGCGGCGCGCGGCGCGTCAATGGCGGCAGCGCCAGCAGCGCCCCAGTGGGCCATCGAACGCACGCCGGGCTGGATCGCGCAAAACCGCCGCCTCACCAGCGGATCCACCCGAGCCGGCGAGAACCGGTATACCGAGACCAGAGCGCCATCCGCAGGATGAAGCATCCTCTAACGAGAGTCTGACGTCCGGCCACATTCCAGGGTTGGCGCCCCGAACGCGCCATAGCCTGCGTGCAGGACGACTCCACCGGTTCTCGAAGGAGCAATCACCATGAACAGGCTCACCCGTATCGGCGTTGCCGTGGCTGCCGCGCTCGCAACGGCCGGTGTGTTCGCGCCCGCGGCCTCCGCCGCGGGCGCACCGGCGGCACGTCCCGTGTTCGTGCAGACGGACAACCCTGCCGGCAACCAGATCGTCGCCTACCACCGGGCCGGCGACGGGACGTTGGCGCAGGCAGCGGTGTACGCGACCGGCGGCCGGGGCGGCGTGCTGCAGGGAGCGGTCGCGGACCACACGGCATCGCAGGGGGCGTTGACGTATGACGCGGCGCACCGGCTGCTGTATGCGGTGAACGCCGGGAGTGACTCGGTGTCGGTCTTCTCCGTACAGGGCGAGACGTTGACACTCCATCAGATCGTGGCCTCGGGTGGCGTGTTCCCGGTCAGCGTTGCCGTGAACGGAGACCGGGTGTACGTGCTGAACGCGCTCGGCGGCGGGTCGGTCCAGGGGTACCGGCTGGTGCACGGGCACCTGATGACACAGGCCGGGTGGAACCGCGGGCTCGGGCTGGACCCGAACGCGACGCCGCAGTTCACCCACACGCCCGGGCAGATCGGGTTCCTGGCCGACGGCTCGCAGCTGGTGGTGACCACCAAGGCCAACGGGAGCAGCATCGCGGTGTTCGGGATCGACCGCTCGGGCGCACCGTCGCAGTCCCCCGTGGTGACCACCGTGCCCGGCGCGGTGCCGTTCGGGTTCGTACCGGACGGGCGGCACGGCCTGTTCCTGACCGAGGTTGGCACGAACTCCCTTGCCACGTACCGGATCGGTGCCGACGGGAAGGCCGTTCGGGAGGCCTCGGCGGACACCGGGCAGGCGGCGGTCTGCTGGGCGGTCCGGGTGGGCGATGTCATCTACACCTCGAACGCGGGCAGTTCGACGTTGACCGGCATCCGCACCGCCGACCACGGCCGGCACCTCACCGTCCTCGGCAACACGGCCACCGACCCGGGCACCGTGGACGCGGCTGCCTCTCCGGACGGCCACCTCTACGTACAGACCGGCGTGAAGGGGATCCTCGACGAGTTCACCGTCAACCACGACGGCTCACTCACCATGATCGGCTCGCAGACCGTCCCCGGCGGCGCGGGCGGCGAAGGCATCGCGGCACTCTGACCCACACCTCCAGCAGCTTCATCCACGACCACCGCGCCTACCGCGACAACCGCACCACCAGCAGCCACCGCCCGGCCCGGACTACCGGGCCGGGCGGTGGCTGCGTGCAGGACGCGGGAGACAGGCGAGCCCCATGGAGAGCGACGTGGAAGCCGGGGCACCCGGCCGGCGCCGGCGCAGGCGTCAGGGCGTGGACGACGTCGGCTCCTGCGGCGCAAGGGAGTTGCCCGCCGGTATGCGGGCGCAGTCGGACGGGGCCGGC
Protein-coding regions in this window:
- a CDS encoding SOS response-associated peptidase, whose product is MCGRFVSTTGPQDLATLFGASRWDPDETLAPSWNVAPTDPVWAVMERLDRESGELAHQLRPLRWGLVPSWAKDPGVGARMINARSETVHEKPAFRKAFATRRCLLPADGYYEWVAIPAADGRKAYKQPYFIAPANGTLIAMAGLYEFWRDPTRPDDDPLAWLTTTTVITTRARDDAGRVHDRMPLAIAAEDFDAWLDPDHTDPAQLRPLLHTPADGHLAIRPVSTAVNSVRNNGPELLAEAPDAPPLA
- a CDS encoding ADP-ribosylglycohydrolase family protein encodes the protein MHGLVLGDAFGDQWLALSVDEAQARYAARELCPAPWGWTDDSAMALVLVRHLAEYGEVHQDVLARGFAAGYAADPERGYGPSMHRVLRAIGEGGDWRAVTSELFGGQGSHGNGAAMRVAPLGAWLAADLDRVAEQARLSAETTHFHVEAAAGAVAVALAAALAARSRGTAAPERPDFLLQVAELLPDGDVRSGLRIAARMPAGTSVRHAAAVLGSGYRLSAPDTVPFALWAAAGHLDDLPEAIWTCLGGWGDTDTTCAITAGVVAARTGLGGVPEHWLTARETFPV
- a CDS encoding SDR family oxidoreductase, whose translation is MDLAGANTGRAGNSEAESGTALSGCVALVTGASSGIGAATALALAREGAAVALVARSTERLEELAATIRGHEGSCAVISADLRDRVQTRAVVEEVAERLGRLDVLVNNAGYVAMGTVEEVAAEDVDRMVDLNLTAVLHLSQAALPHLLRAAAGGPRKVADLVNVSSAAGRAVRRGNGVYSATKHAVCAFSEVLRQEVTRRGVRVGVIEPGLTSTHMATGPGLASARGMAQELWLRAEDIARSIVFMVTQPPHAAINEILVRPTAQEH
- a CDS encoding winged helix-turn-helix domain-containing protein — protein: MTEHPTSSLDDVVHQRVRLGILAVAKQARRVEFTFLRSTLGLTAGNLSQHLGVLEKAGLVTIDKGYEGKRARTWIQLTKAGKKALHDEITTLRTLIHQLEGFEGHDGGVNPGSAADPSPG
- a CDS encoding beta-propeller fold lactonase family protein, with product MNRLTRIGVAVAAALATAGVFAPAASAAGAPAARPVFVQTDNPAGNQIVAYHRAGDGTLAQAAVYATGGRGGVLQGAVADHTASQGALTYDAAHRLLYAVNAGSDSVSVFSVQGETLTLHQIVASGGVFPVSVAVNGDRVYVLNALGGGSVQGYRLVHGHLMTQAGWNRGLGLDPNATPQFTHTPGQIGFLADGSQLVVTTKANGSSIAVFGIDRSGAPSQSPVVTTVPGAVPFGFVPDGRHGLFLTEVGTNSLATYRIGADGKAVREASADTGQAAVCWAVRVGDVIYTSNAGSSTLTGIRTADHGRHLTVLGNTATDPGTVDAAASPDGHLYVQTGVKGILDEFTVNHDGSLTMIGSQTVPGGAGGEGIAAL